TTGTAATTTGGAGAGTTATGTTTGGTTAAAGCTCAGTTAAATTTATGTGCAGTATTTTTGTGTTCATCAAATGATTGACAGTTTGATGATTTGTATTTTGGTTTTGCATGTAAATCACAAAATTCTCATAAATTCTGAATTTAGGAACTTGGTGATGCAAATATCATTGCCACAAAAATTAGGGGCAAATCACAAAATATTCCAACAAACTAAAAGATCTCGAGGGTAATTTCGTCATTCCGGACCACCCAAAGAAATTAACGGTCCAGTTTCATCGCCCCCCAAATTCCAACTCCCTCTCCGATAAATACCATACCACTCCACAATTCTCAATCCTCAtctccacacacacacacacactttgTTCACACAGTAAATTAAACTTCGATTAATGGCGTTGCGAGTGTACAGCGCAGCTCCGAGGAATTCAATGGTGCAGAATTTTCCGGTGCTTGGAGTTGCGGAGAAGCAGCTATTTGTGGGGGGTGATTGTCCACAGCTGGTGATGAAGAGGAGGCTGAGATTGAGCGCGGGAGTGAGGTGCAGCTTGGATGTGGCTGCGCAATCGGCGGAGGTGGGGAAGGTGACGGCTGTTACTAAGGATACCTTTTGGCCGATCGTGAAAGCCGCCGGCGATAAAACTGTCGTCGTTGATATGTACACGCAGTGGTGAGCTTATCATCTTTGCGTTTTTTAATAGTTTTTGACTCGTTTTTACTGCTGCATTGTGAGGAGTTTTGCTGGTTTGGATTAATGAAATTAGATATCAATGAGGTAAAAAAGGATTAGAGGGAAATGGATTCAACGAAGCATAATTTTGATTGATTGAGGAAGGAAAATGAAGGTTGTGACCTTTAGCTTAGGAATTTGAGTATAAACTAACTCATTGTTTCCTTGAGGTGTATTGAAACTTTAAAATATCATAAGACAATTGATAATTTCTCTCATTTGAGTTATAATTTTGCTTGATTCATATTACACTGAAATGGTGAATATCTTATCAATTAAGAAACTATACGTTTCCTTTGGTTTTAAAGGAAAATGTACATGAGGGCGGGCCTTTGCGGTTTTGGCGCATATTTGCACAAATGTGCTTAGTTGATGGTTTTGGTGAGTGAGGACTTAGGTAGAATGGAACGAGGGAGAAATAGAATGACTATTTCCATATGTTGAGGAAGGAATGACGATGCCTGATATAGTAGGAACGATGATTCTTAAGAAAGAGTCATACCAAACAAATGAATGGAACCAAACCAAGCACCTTCTCAGTTGTTTGATCATATAAGTATAACCCATAACCTTTGTAAATGATTTTGGTGGTTTTGAAATAATAATTCACATATGATTTGTACAGGTGTGGACCGTGTAAGATAATTGCACCCAGATATCAGGAGCTGTCTGAAAAATACAACGATGTCCTGTTCTTGAAGCTCGACTGCAACGATGAAAACAAGGCGAGTGACGATTTATATACATAGTTAGACCATTATTTGATTGACAATAATCCCCTTAAATTAGAATGTCACGTGGTGGGCCATCCGATTCACAAATTCTAAGAGACTGATATTTAGTTTTTCAGTTCTGCATTGATATACACTCGTATTTGAATATGGAGTTTGATCTGATGTGTATATATTTCCTTTGCAGCCACTTGCAAAGGAGCTAGGTATCAAGGTGGTTCCTACGTTCAAGATTTTGAAGGATAGCAAGATTGTCAAAGAAGTAACAGGAGCCAAAATTGACAATCTAATTCATGCCATAGATTCTGTAAGATCCACTTAGATTACTGTTATTGTTATTAGATTGTAATATAATGTTAATAGATCAAAGACAGCTGCAACTCATTGATATATTAATCCACATGTATGGTAGTATTTGCTACTAtcttcttaaaagaatattctaGTTGCTAGTGCCGGAATGTAGCTATATGTCCGGTCTTGCCCTTGTCGCGCAAATCCATTGTCTCGGGGCCTCAAGATCATCTCCGGTGACAGTTGGTATGTGCCACCTGCCTTGTTCCGACTCCTGATATCATGTTCGTGGAATTTGAGCGAAACCCGAGATGTAACATGAGGTTAGTTCCATTCAACATCTTGAAAAAACTAACCTGGATAACGATTGAATATGGTGGTGGCATGTGCAGTGTAAGCCCATCTTCACTGGAATATTTTAATCGGACCTGATAAAATAGTTCTAATTAGCCTCCTTGCATAATCTAGGGAAACAAATAGAGAGATAATAACCATTTTAATTATGAAGTTTGTTCAAATTATGATCAATTTCATTATGTTTTCAAAACCTTGTTGTAAGATTGATCATATTTTGACAAACTTCGTAAT
This portion of the Salvia splendens isolate huo1 chromosome 10, SspV2, whole genome shotgun sequence genome encodes:
- the LOC121750380 gene encoding thioredoxin F-type, chloroplastic-like, which encodes MALRVYSAAPRNSMVQNFPVLGVAEKQLFVGGDCPQLVMKRRLRLSAGVRCSLDVAAQSAEVGKVTAVTKDTFWPIVKAAGDKTVVVDMYTQWCGPCKIIAPRYQELSEKYNDVLFLKLDCNDENKPLAKELGIKVVPTFKILKDSKIVKEVTGAKIDNLIHAIDSVRST